From Dechloromonas sp. A34:
AGCGCGGCGGTTCGTTCGCCGTGGCGTTCGAGATGGGCTTCGAGCGCGGCGGCGGCGCGGCGGGCGACGTCGGCCGGGCTTTCGCCGGCTTCGGCGAGGCGGAAATCGGGCGAGGGGACGACCGTTGCGTGTCGGACCAGCGGCGCGTAGGCATCCTTGAACAGCGCGACGTCGGTGACGGCCAGCGCGCCGACCGTCTCACCGTGGTAGCTGCCGGCCAGGCAGAGGAATTCCGCCTTCTCCCGGCGGCCGACATTGCGCCAGTAGTGGAAGCTCATCTTCAGCGCGATCTCGGTCGCCGAGGCGCCGTCCGAGGCGTAGAAGGCATGGCCGAGACTGCCGCCGGTCAGGGCGGCGAGGCGCTCGGAAAGCTCGACCACCGGCTGGTGAGTGAAGCCGGCGAGCATCACGTGTTCCAGCGTTTCGAGCTGGTCCTTGAGCGCGGCATTGATCCGCGGGTTGGCGTGGCCAAAGAGGTTGGTCCACCAGGAGCTGATGCCGTCGAGGTAGCGCTTGCCGTCGAAGTCGTAGAGCCAGGCGCCGCTGCCGCGGGCAATCGGCACCAGCGGCAGGTGGGCCGGCGAGGCCGTCTGCGCGTGGTGCTGCATCTGCGTGCACGGGTGCCAGACGGCAGCCTGGCTACGGGCCAGCCAGGCCTGGTTCGACGACTGCTCCATCAATGCAGGACTTGCGAGTTGGCGGTCGGTTGCTCGGGCATTTCGGCGTGCACCAGTTCGGCTTCGACGTTGGGGTAGAACGGTGCCCCGCAGTCGTCGCAGAATTCCATCGGGAAATGGTGGTCGAGGAAGAGCACGTCCTTGACCCCGGCTTCGCGCAGTACGGCCTCGATTTCGCTGGCTGCGTCGGTCGCTTCGTCTTCGGCGCCGAGCAGCGGCCAGACGATGCCGTGGTAGGTCTCGTCCTTGTCCTTGGGGCCGAGGCCGACGCGGTATTCCTCCATCCGGCGGTCGTAGCACGGGCCGACGACGGCGCGGATATCGGCGGGCATCAGGCCGAGCATGGTCTGCAGGAAGGCCACCGAAGCCTTCAGCGAATAGGGGCGGGAGAGGCGGTCGGCATTGCGGCAGGAGGCGTGGTAGGCATCCGGCAGCAGCGGTTGCCAGGCGCAGCCGGTGAGCAGCGGCTCGAGATTGGGGCTGCCCTGCTTGATCCATTCCTTGAGCGCGGCCTCCTTGTTGCCATCCGTCTCGTTCCAGCGGAACAGCGGCTTGCCGCGCGGCACGGCAATGGCGCCGATCAGGTAGCGGACGTCGGACAGGAAACGGTTGGTTTCCGCCATCCCGGCCGCGTCGACCGCCATGTGCTGGCCGGCCAGCGTCGCCTTGCCGAGCTCCTGGGTCATCAGCCAGGTATCGCAGAAGCTGCGCGGCAACTGGTCCGGGCTGAACAGGAAATCTGCCAGCGCGACGCGGGTGTCGGCTCCGAAGACGTGGGCGCCGAGATGCACGGCCAGCGCCTCGACGGTGCTTTTCGGCAGGGCGCAGGCGGGAATCGAGAAGCGCGACCAGGCCAGAACCGGCGCCGCGAAAAGCTGGATGTCGTATTCCTTGCCGCCGGCTGTCATGTGGTTGGTTTCGGCCCGCGACTCGACCATGTCGGCGAGTTCGTCGTGGGCGCGCGGGTTGGCTTCGAACAGGCGGTCAAGGGCGGTATTGATGTCGTCTTCGGCGCCGTTCTTGAGCAGGCCGTCGACAACTTCCGAAAGCTGGGTTTCCCAGTAGCTGTCTTCCAGTTTGCCGCCGGACTCGGAAAGACCGCTGGCCAGGCGCTGGAGTTCGGCAGCATCGCGTGAAAGGCGGTCGCGCGAGCCGAAGCGGGTTCGTTTCATGGGTGTTCCAGAATTTACAAAAAAGTAATTTTACCAGCCGGTAAAATCCGGAGGTTCGCAATAGACAAAATACCACCGAGGCTGTTCGCATGTTGATCTTCCTTTCCCCCGCCAAATCGCTCGACTACAAGACCCCGCCGCACATTGCCACTCATACCCAGCCGGCTTTCCTGAAACACTCGGAAATCCTGATCAAGCAGCTACGCAAGCTGTCGCCGGCCGACATCGCCAACCTGATGGATCTCTCCGACCCGCTGGCCTTGCTCAACTACAACCGTTATGCCGACTGGTCGCTGCCGTTTTCGCCGGACAACGCCAAGCAGGCGGTGCTCGCCTTCGACGGCGACGTTTACGATGGCCTGGATGCCAAGACGCTGTCCGCCGCCGACCTCGATTTCGCGCAGCAGCGGGTGCGGATGCTCTCCGGCCTCTACGGCATCCTGAAGCCGCTCGACCTGATGCAGCCCTACCGGCTGGAAATGGGTACCCGCTTCGCCAACAAGGCGGGCAAGGATCTCTACGCTTTCTGGGGCGAGCGCCTGCTGAAAACCATCAACGCCGAACTGGACGACATGCCGCGCCCGGTCGCGGTCAATCTGGCTTCCGAGGAGTATTTCAAGGCGGCGGTCGGGCCCAAGATCAAGGGCGAACTGATCCAGCCGGTGTTCGAGGACTGGAAGAACGGCCGCTACAAGATCATCAGCTTCTACGCCAAGCGGGCGCGCGGCCTGATGACGCGTTACGCGGTTGAGAACCGGCTGAGCGAGCCGGAAGGGCTGAAAGATTTTGATAGCGACGGCTACGCTTTCGAACCCGCAGTGTCGGATGACAAACGATGGGTTTTCCGGCGGCGGCAGGCGTAACGGCCGGCATGCCTGAGCAGTTGCGAGCGTCGTTATGTTCGTTGGCAGACATAGGCGCCACGCCATCGGGGGCATACTTGCCCAATGCAATCCTTGGACAACTTTCCCGGCCCCGTCGTAGCCCGCGCTGACCAACCGCCGTTCAGGGGCGTCGCATGATCCGCATCGAACTGCAGGTCGGCCTGAATTTCGAGATCGACCAGGCGGGGGCCGACTTCGTATTCAACATCCATGCGGCGCGCACGGCAGCCCAGACCATCGTCGCCGAACGCTTCGAGCTGAGCCAGCCAGTCACGCCGCAGATGTACACCGATGCCGCTTCGGGCAATCGTTATCTGCGCCTGCATGCCCTGCCCGGGGTGTTGAGGGTGTCCTACGCGGCGACGGTGGATCTGGTCCACCATTTCGCCAAACCCGACCAGGTCGCCGAAGTGCCGGTCCAGCACCTGCCACCCGAGGTGATCGCCTATATCTACCCGAGCCGCTATTGCCAGTCGGACCTTTTCGTGAATCTGGCGATGAGTACTTTCGGCGGCCTCGCCAACGGCTACAGCCGGGTTCTGGCGATCGAGGACTGGGTTAGAAAAAACGTCACATTCAAGTCGCGCAGTTCGACGACGACGACTTCGGCGATCGATACGCTCAACTCGAAAGTCGGCGTCTGCCGCGACTTCGCCCACCTGATGATCGCGCTCTGCCGCGCCCTGAATATTCCGGCGCGCTTCGCCACCGGGACCGACTACGGCGCCGATCCGACCCTGGGGCCGCCCGATTTTCAGGCCTATGTCGAGGTCTATCTCGGTCAGCGCTGGTATATCTTCGACCCGTCCGGCACCGGGATTCCGATGGGCTTCATCCGCTTCGGCACCGGGCGCGATGCGGCCGACGTCTCGTTCGCTACGATCTTTGGCGGGGTCCGCACGCATGTGCCGGTGATCAGCGCCCTGGCCCTGGATGACCCGGCGCACGGCTTCGTCCTGCCGCAACGCTGCGCGGACGCCCTGTCGACCGATCGCGGCGTCGATACTTGCCAGGCATAAAGCTTGGCTGCACCATGGCGGCCCGCGCGTCTCCGATACTCGGCCGCCCAACATACAGCTCAAGGACTTCCACGATGGCCCATCCCCTGGCCGGCCAGCCGGCCCCGCAATCCAGCCTGACCGACATTCCCGCGTTGCTGGCCGCCTACACTAATCGACCGGACGCCGGCGATCCGGCCCAGCGCGTCGCCTTCGGCACCAGCGGCCACCGCGGCACAGCGCTCAACGGCAGTTTCAACGAAGCGCACATCCTCGCCATCGCCCAGGCCGTGGCCGAGTATCGCGCCCAGGCCGGCATCGGCGGTCCGCTTTTCCTGGGCAAGGACACCCATGCCCTGTCCGGCCCGGCGCAGCAGACCGCCCTCGAAGTCCTGGCTGCCAACGGCGTCGTGGTCCATTTGCAGGCCGACGACGGCTACACGCCGACGCCGGTCATTTCACGCGCCATTCTCGTCTTCAATGCCGCGCATCCGGGCGAAAGGGCCGACGGCATCGTCATCACCCCGTCGCACAACCCGCCGCAGGATGGCGGCATCAAGTACAACCCGCCGCACGGTGGGCCGGCCGATACCGATGTCACCGGCTGGGTCGAGCAGCGGGCCAATGCCCTGCTTTCCGACGGCAATCGCGGCGTCAAGCGCGTGCCCTATGAGCAGGCTCTGGCGGCGCCGACGACCCGGGCGGTGGACCTGATGACGCCCTATATCGCCGACCTCGGGAACGTGATCGACATGACAGCGATCCGCCGGGCCAAGCTGCGCATCGGCGTCGACCCGCTGGGCGGGGCGGCAGTGGCTTATTGGCGACCGATTGCCGAGCATTACGACCTCGATATCGAGGTCGTCAATCCGGCAGTCGATCCGGCCTTCGGCTTCATGACCCTGGATCACGACGGCAAGATCCGGATGGACTGCTCCAGTCCCTATGCCATGGCCGGCCTGGTCGCACTCAAGGATCGCTTCGACATCGCCTGGGGCAATGACGCCGACGTCGACCGCCACGGCATCGTCGCGCCTTCGCAGGGCCTGATCAATCCCAACCATTACCTGGCCGTCGCCATCCAGTACCTGCTCACCCATCGCCCACAATGGCCGGCCACCGCAGCGGTCGGCAAGACACTGGTGTCGAGCGGGCTGATCGATCGCGTGGTCAAGGGTCTGGGCCGTCAGCTTTACGAAGTGCCGGTCGGCTTCAAGTGGTTCTCGCCGGGGCTGCTCGACGGCAGCATCTGTTTCGGCGGCGAGGAGAGCGCCGGCGCCAGCTTCCTGCGCCGCGACGGCGCGGTATGGACCACCGACAAGGACGGCATCATTCTCGGCCTGCTGGCCGCCGAGATCACGGCCGTCACCGGCCGGGACCCCGGCCGTCACTATCTGGACCTTGCGGAGCGCTACGGCACGCCGTATTACACGCGGATCGACGCCCCGGCCAGCCGGGCGCAGAAGGCAGCTTTCAAGCAACTGACCGGCGACCGGGTCAGTGCCGCCAGCCTGGCCGGCGAGCCCATCACCGCCCGCCTGACCAGCGCGCCGGGCAACGGGGCTTCAATCGGCGGCCTCAAGGTGACCACCGAGAATGGCTGGTTTGCCGCCCGGCCGTCGGGCACTGAGGATATCTACAAGCTGTACGCCGAGAGCTTCAAGAGCGAAGCCCACCTCGCGGAACTTGTCGACGAAGCCCGCGCGATCGTCACAGCGGCGCTGGGCTGAAGGGCACCGCGCCCTGGCTTATTACAGCTTGAGGCGGAAGGTCTTGCCGATGACCTCGACTGCCTGCGGGCTGTCCCATTCCTTGGCGCCGTAGTATTTGGCCAGCACTTTACCGTCGGCGTCGACCAGCACGGTCAGCGGCAGCTTGTTGGCGCCGAGCATGTTTTCCAACGGCCAGGGTTTGCTGTCGATGTAGTGGGCGAAGCTGGTGTTTGCCTGCTTCAAGAAAGCCTGGGCGCGCTCCGGGTAATCGTCGGTCGAGATGCCGATCACCGTGAAGTGTTTGCCGTAGCGCCGCGCCAGCCGGTCAAGCGAACCCATTTCGGCGCGGCAGGGGCCGCACCAACTGGCCCAGATATTGATGATCAGCGGCTTGCCGCGGTATTCGGAAAGCTTCCGGGGCTGCCCGGTCAGGCTCTGCATGTTGGCTTCGCGCAGCACGCTGCCGATTTCGACTTCGCCCGGCGTCGCAGCTTGGGCAAGGGGGGCGACGGCCAGCCAGGCCGTGAGCAGGGTAATCAGTATTTTCATCGGGCGGAGTTTTCCAGTCGGTGTTCAGGCAGATGTGGCCGGTTCATAGCGACAACCATGCCAACTGTCGCGGCGGGCCAGTTCGGCAGAAACCCGCGGCGCCAGTTCGTGCAGGCGCAGGTTCCAGTGCGGCGCCAGCTTCATCTTCGGCGGCACCTCGCTGCCCAGGCGCTGGAGCAGGATGTCCGGCGACAGGCGCTCGATGAAGTCGGCGACCAGGGTGATGTAGTCGTCCTCGGCGAAGAGCGGGACGGCGGCCGGGTCGCGTTCCCATTCGCGGGCCAGGGCCGTGCCGCGCACGAGGTCGAGCTGATGCAGCTTCAGGCTGCGCAGCGGCAGGGCGGAGAGCTGGCGGGCGCCGTCGAGCATGCTGGTGGTGCTTTCGCCGGGCAGGCCGAGCATCAAGTGGGCGGTGACGTCCAGCCCGCGCGCTGCGGCCCGCCGGATGGCATCGGCGCTGGCCGCGAAGTCGTGGCCACGATTGACCCGCTGCAGGGCGGCATCGTTGCAGGACTCGACGCCGATTTCGAGTTCGATGATGTGCGTCTGCGCCAGCTCGGCCAGGTAATCGAGGACTTGGTCGGGCAGACAGTCGGGGCGGGTGCCGATGGCCAGGCCGCTGATTTCGGGGTGGGCCAGCGCTTCCTCATAGCAGGCGCGCAGGCGGTCGAATTCGCCGTAGGTGTTGCTGTAGCTCTGGAAATAGGCGATGTGGTGCCGGGTGCGCGGATAGCGCCGACGCAGGAAGTCGAGGCCGGTTTCGATCTGCTCGTGGATCGATTGCCGGCGATCCAGGTGGCCGGGCGTGAAGCCGGCGTTGTTGCAGAAGGTGCAGCCGCCAGTGCCGAGCAGGCCGTCGCGGTTCGGGCAGGTAAAGCCGGCGAGCACCGAAACTTTCTGCACCCGGCCGCCATGGCGGGTTTTGACGTAGTCGTTCCAGGCGTTGTAACGGCATTCGCCGAAGGGCGACAGGCGGATTTCAGTGGGCATGCGGGGCGGCAAAAGGCGTGAGCGTGGCAGTATGCCTGATCCGGAGCCGCCTGGCTGCCGACGTAAATTCCGTAATTGACGCCGGGGGTGGCAGCGTTGATACTGGGCCGGCATGTCGTTTGCTTCATCTGACGCGTCTTCTTTCCATTTGCGGAGTTGTGATTCATGAATAAATTTATTGCTGTAGTTCTTGCCGGCGCGGTCTCGCTCGGCGCCTCGCTGGCCTTTGCCGCCGAAACCAGCACGGTTGCTGCGGTGTACAAGGACAAGTCGGCGCTGGCCGGCAAGGAAGTCACGGTCAAGGGCAAAGTCGTCAAGGTCAATAACGGCATCATGGGCCGCAACTTCGTGCATGTGCAGGACGGCACGGGCGATGCGAGCAGCAACAACCTGATCATCACCAGCAAGCAGACCGCCGCTGTCGGTGACACCGTCCAGGTGACCGGCAAGGTGTTCCTCAATCGCGATTTCGGGTCAGGCTACAACTACCCGCTGCTGATCGAAGAAAGCACGATTACTCCGGCCAAGTAATTCCCGATATCGGGAAAGCGCAATGCCGACCTCAGGGTCGGCTTTTTTGCGTCTGGGGCCTGGATCAGGGCAGCGCAATGTTCAGATCGGAGCGCGCCGCGCAGACGCAGGGCAGAAACTGCTGCGGGCCGACGCTGAACTCCGGCTTGACCAGCCAGTCCACCTCGCCATCCTCCAGGTGGGCGACACACTGGCCGCAATTGCCGGCCCGGCATTCGGCGGCGGGGGCGAGGTCGTTGGCTTCCAGCGCCGCCAGCACGGTCGGTTCGCCGGCGGTGACCAGCGTTCTCGTCGTTCCGGCCTGGCGGATCGCCAGATTCAGGCCGCTCCGGCCGCTCCCCGTTGCCGCGCCGAAGGCTTCGCTGTGGAGGCGCGAATCGGCGATCCCGAGGGCGAGCAGGCCGTGGCGCAGGCTGTCCATCATCGCGTTCCCGGCGCACAGGTAGAAGTCGGCGCTGTCGGGCAGCGGCACGGCGGCGACGATGCGCCCGGCGTCGAGCCGGCCGCGGTCGCCGGTCCATTCGCCAGCTGGCCGCGAGAGGATCGGGCGATAGGCGAATTGGCCATGCTGCGCCGCCAGCGCGGTGAACTCTTCCTGAAAGAGCAGCGACTCGGCGGTGCGCGCGGCGTGGAACAGAACGATCGTCCGGCCGCTGCCCAGCGCTTCGTGCAGCATGGCGCGCATTGGCGTGATGCCGATGCCGCCGCCGATCAGGACCAGCGTGCCGCTGCCCGCTCGGACGACGAAATCGCCCTGCGCCGGGCTGGCCTCGATGCTGCTGCCTGGCTGCGCGTGTTGCCACAGCCATTGCGTCATCGCGCCGCGGTCTTCGCGCTTGATGCCCAGTTCGTAGCACCCCGGTTTTGCGGCCCAGGCGGCCAGCGAATAGGCGCGCCGGATGGGCTGGCCGTTCTTGCCGGCCGGCGCCGTCAGCAGCAGATGCTGGCCGGCCCTGAAGGCC
This genomic window contains:
- the bioA gene encoding adenosylmethionine--8-amino-7-oxononanoate transaminase, with the translated sequence MEQSSNQAWLARSQAAVWHPCTQMQHHAQTASPAHLPLVPIARGSGAWLYDFDGKRYLDGISSWWTNLFGHANPRINAALKDQLETLEHVMLAGFTHQPVVELSERLAALTGGSLGHAFYASDGASATEIALKMSFHYWRNVGRREKAEFLCLAGSYHGETVGALAVTDVALFKDAYAPLVRHATVVPSPDFRLAEAGESPADVARRAAAALEAHLERHGERTAALIVEPLIQGAAGMAMYDPEYLRLARALCDQYEVHLICDEIAVGCGRTGTFFAHEQAAIRPDLMCLSKGISGGYLPLSIVLSSDTIYEAFLDDSVARAFLHSHSYTGNPLACRAALATLDIFAEDNVLAENQGKAARIGAALAPLAELPQVSHLRQHGMIAAFDVATADPYFSRKFYRAALDREALIRPIGNTVYLMPPYIVGDEEIARLGAAVRGALDAACAPGF
- a CDS encoding FAD-binding oxidoreductase, giving the protein MVMVLSALALLALAGIAGLTVDGLRAIGRRRRAENAKKPHPLRVAKRHEVAGELLCLELADPRGKPLPAFRAGQHLLLTAPAGKNGQPIRRAYSLAAWAAKPGCYELGIKREDRGAMTQWLWQHAQPGSSIEASPAQGDFVVRAGSGTLVLIGGGIGITPMRAMLHEALGSGRTIVLFHAARTAESLLFQEEFTALAAQHGQFAYRPILSRPAGEWTGDRGRLDAGRIVAAVPLPDSADFYLCAGNAMMDSLRHGLLALGIADSRLHSEAFGAATGSGRSGLNLAIRQAGTTRTLVTAGEPTVLAALEANDLAPAAECRAGNCGQCVAHLEDGEVDWLVKPEFSVGPQQFLPCVCAARSDLNIALP
- a CDS encoding TlpA family protein disulfide reductase, with protein sequence MKILITLLTAWLAVAPLAQAATPGEVEIGSVLREANMQSLTGQPRKLSEYRGKPLIINIWASWCGPCRAEMGSLDRLARRYGKHFTVIGISTDDYPERAQAFLKQANTSFAHYIDSKPWPLENMLGANKLPLTVLVDADGKVLAKYYGAKEWDSPQAVEVIGKTFRLKL
- a CDS encoding transglutaminase-like domain-containing protein — protein: MIRIELQVGLNFEIDQAGADFVFNIHAARTAAQTIVAERFELSQPVTPQMYTDAASGNRYLRLHALPGVLRVSYAATVDLVHHFAKPDQVAEVPVQHLPPEVIAYIYPSRYCQSDLFVNLAMSTFGGLANGYSRVLAIEDWVRKNVTFKSRSSTTTTSAIDTLNSKVGVCRDFAHLMIALCRALNIPARFATGTDYGADPTLGPPDFQAYVEVYLGQRWYIFDPSGTGIPMGFIRFGTGRDAADVSFATIFGGVRTHVPVISALALDDPAHGFVLPQRCADALSTDRGVDTCQA
- the yaaA gene encoding peroxide stress protein YaaA — encoded protein: MLIFLSPAKSLDYKTPPHIATHTQPAFLKHSEILIKQLRKLSPADIANLMDLSDPLALLNYNRYADWSLPFSPDNAKQAVLAFDGDVYDGLDAKTLSAADLDFAQQRVRMLSGLYGILKPLDLMQPYRLEMGTRFANKAGKDLYAFWGERLLKTINAELDDMPRPVAVNLASEEYFKAAVGPKIKGELIQPVFEDWKNGRYKIISFYAKRARGLMTRYAVENRLSEPEGLKDFDSDGYAFEPAVSDDKRWVFRRRQA
- a CDS encoding DUF2863 family protein gives rise to the protein MKRTRFGSRDRLSRDAAELQRLASGLSESGGKLEDSYWETQLSEVVDGLLKNGAEDDINTALDRLFEANPRAHDELADMVESRAETNHMTAGGKEYDIQLFAAPVLAWSRFSIPACALPKSTVEALAVHLGAHVFGADTRVALADFLFSPDQLPRSFCDTWLMTQELGKATLAGQHMAVDAAGMAETNRFLSDVRYLIGAIAVPRGKPLFRWNETDGNKEAALKEWIKQGSPNLEPLLTGCAWQPLLPDAYHASCRNADRLSRPYSLKASVAFLQTMLGLMPADIRAVVGPCYDRRMEEYRVGLGPKDKDETYHGIVWPLLGAEDEATDAASEIEAVLREAGVKDVLFLDHHFPMEFCDDCGAPFYPNVEAELVHAEMPEQPTANSQVLH
- the pgm gene encoding phosphoglucomutase (alpha-D-glucose-1,6-bisphosphate-dependent), which codes for MAHPLAGQPAPQSSLTDIPALLAAYTNRPDAGDPAQRVAFGTSGHRGTALNGSFNEAHILAIAQAVAEYRAQAGIGGPLFLGKDTHALSGPAQQTALEVLAANGVVVHLQADDGYTPTPVISRAILVFNAAHPGERADGIVITPSHNPPQDGGIKYNPPHGGPADTDVTGWVEQRANALLSDGNRGVKRVPYEQALAAPTTRAVDLMTPYIADLGNVIDMTAIRRAKLRIGVDPLGGAAVAYWRPIAEHYDLDIEVVNPAVDPAFGFMTLDHDGKIRMDCSSPYAMAGLVALKDRFDIAWGNDADVDRHGIVAPSQGLINPNHYLAVAIQYLLTHRPQWPATAAVGKTLVSSGLIDRVVKGLGRQLYEVPVGFKWFSPGLLDGSICFGGEESAGASFLRRDGAVWTTDKDGIILGLLAAEITAVTGRDPGRHYLDLAERYGTPYYTRIDAPASRAQKAAFKQLTGDRVSAASLAGEPITARLTSAPGNGASIGGLKVTTENGWFAARPSGTEDIYKLYAESFKSEAHLAELVDEARAIVTAALG
- a CDS encoding TIGR01212 family radical SAM protein (This family includes YhcC from E. coli K-12, an uncharacterized radical SAM protein.), which gives rise to MPTEIRLSPFGECRYNAWNDYVKTRHGGRVQKVSVLAGFTCPNRDGLLGTGGCTFCNNAGFTPGHLDRRQSIHEQIETGLDFLRRRYPRTRHHIAYFQSYSNTYGEFDRLRACYEEALAHPEISGLAIGTRPDCLPDQVLDYLAELAQTHIIELEIGVESCNDAALQRVNRGHDFAASADAIRRAAARGLDVTAHLMLGLPGESTTSMLDGARQLSALPLRSLKLHQLDLVRGTALAREWERDPAAVPLFAEDDYITLVADFIERLSPDILLQRLGSEVPPKMKLAPHWNLRLHELAPRVSAELARRDSWHGCRYEPATSA